The Nocardia arthritidis genome has a window encoding:
- a CDS encoding diaminobutyrate--2-oxoglutarate transaminase family protein — translation MPERSILSVSTVQPFTTSPEMAEILDRQDRRESSARTYARSFPVVPVRAKGIHIEGADGRHYLDCLSGAGTLALGHNHPVVVQALRRILDSGAPLHILDLATAEKDDFTTALYDVLPGDFARDARVHFCGPSGADAVEAALKLARTVTGRRTVLTFTGGYHGMTAGALAVTGNVAPKERVAGIASDVVRLPYPDPYRCPFGVGGAESARISAEYIERLLGDPAGGVVSPAAMILEVVQGEGGVVVADSEWLRRIRRITDDHGILLIADEVQTGVGRTGTYWAVQHSGVVPDMMVLSKAIGGSQPLAVLAYRGHYDGWAPGAHIGTFRGNTLAMAAGAATLRFVAAEGLDRRAAVLGARMLDRFRALATEFACIGDVRGRGLMIGLEFVDPDGAADACGARPAASALAAAVRAECLARGVIVELGGRHDAVLRLLPPLTVSEAELDTVFERTAEAVAAADRRYRPIADERGVRRG, via the coding sequence ATGCCGGAAAGGTCCATTTTGTCTGTTTCGACAGTGCAACCATTTACCACATCGCCGGAGATGGCGGAAATTCTCGATCGGCAGGACCGCAGAGAGTCGTCGGCGCGCACCTATGCTCGATCGTTCCCAGTGGTCCCCGTGCGTGCCAAGGGAATTCACATCGAAGGCGCGGACGGCCGCCACTATCTGGACTGTCTGTCCGGGGCGGGTACGCTCGCGCTCGGGCACAACCATCCGGTGGTCGTGCAAGCTCTGCGCCGCATCCTGGATTCCGGTGCGCCCCTGCACATTCTGGACCTGGCGACAGCCGAGAAGGACGACTTCACCACCGCGCTCTACGACGTCCTCCCTGGGGATTTCGCCCGCGACGCCCGGGTCCATTTCTGCGGCCCGTCCGGTGCCGACGCCGTCGAGGCCGCGCTCAAGCTGGCCCGGACGGTGACCGGCAGGCGCACCGTGCTCACCTTCACCGGCGGTTACCACGGGATGACCGCGGGCGCCCTCGCCGTGACCGGGAACGTCGCGCCGAAGGAGCGCGTGGCCGGGATCGCCAGCGATGTCGTGCGCCTGCCCTATCCCGACCCGTACCGCTGCCCGTTCGGCGTCGGTGGGGCCGAATCCGCCCGGATCTCAGCCGAATACATCGAGCGGCTGCTGGGCGATCCGGCGGGCGGCGTCGTCTCGCCTGCGGCGATGATCCTCGAGGTGGTGCAGGGCGAGGGCGGGGTCGTCGTCGCCGATTCGGAGTGGTTGCGCCGGATTCGCCGCATCACCGACGACCACGGCATTCTGCTCATCGCCGACGAGGTGCAGACCGGCGTCGGCCGAACCGGCACGTATTGGGCGGTCCAGCACAGCGGCGTCGTCCCGGACATGATGGTGCTGTCGAAGGCGATCGGCGGCAGTCAGCCGCTGGCGGTGCTGGCCTATCGGGGGCACTACGACGGCTGGGCGCCGGGTGCGCATATCGGCACCTTCCGCGGCAACACCCTCGCGATGGCCGCGGGCGCCGCGACCCTGCGGTTCGTCGCGGCGGAGGGCCTCGACCGCCGGGCCGCGGTGCTCGGCGCGCGCATGCTGGACCGGTTTCGTGCGCTGGCAACCGAATTCGCGTGCATCGGCGACGTCCGGGGGCGCGGGCTGATGATCGGTCTCGAATTCGTCGATCCGGACGGCGCCGCCGACGCCTGCGGCGCGCGCCCCGCCGCCTCCGCACTCGCCGCGGCCGTGCGCGCGGAATGCCTGGCGCGCGGCGTCATCGTGGAGCTCGGCGGCCGCCACGACGCGGTGCTGCGATTGCTGCCGCCACTGACTGTCAGCGAGGCTGAACTCGACACCGTCTTCGAGCGGACAGCCGAGGCCGTCGCCGCCGCCGACCGCCGCTACCGGCCGATCGCCGACGAACGCGGGGTGCGGCGTGGATAA
- a CDS encoding FecCD family ABC transporter permease, with the protein MSRMPYRTVAVLTALVACLGVAVLLSLLIGARAIDPAAALEALVRGDGSREGLVIRDIRLPRTALGVLAGAGLAVAGALLQGLTRNPLAEPGVLGVSSGAAFAVVLAIYVAGVGTPLGTAGSALLGAGVASAVVYAGYAGRGAVTPIRLALIGAALSVMLSSWSYTLMSLDKRTADEARFWLTGSLAGRPMTVSLAVAPFIVAGLVLAIALARPLNLLALGDDAATALGARPVPVRVIGGIAVALLAGGAVAGAGPIAFVGLAVPHLMRLLLGRDHRILLAGCALAGPVLLLGADIVGRILLRPMEIEAGIVTALMGAPVLIGLAIRARAGRTA; encoded by the coding sequence ATGTCGCGCATGCCGTACCGCACCGTGGCGGTGCTCACCGCACTCGTGGCCTGCCTCGGTGTCGCGGTATTGCTCAGTCTGTTGATCGGGGCACGCGCGATCGATCCCGCAGCGGCGCTCGAGGCGTTGGTCCGCGGCGACGGCTCGCGGGAGGGTCTCGTGATCCGCGATATCCGACTGCCGCGCACCGCGCTCGGGGTGCTGGCCGGAGCCGGTCTGGCGGTCGCCGGGGCCCTGCTGCAGGGACTGACTCGCAATCCGCTGGCCGAACCCGGTGTGCTGGGCGTGAGTTCGGGGGCGGCGTTCGCGGTGGTGCTCGCGATCTACGTCGCGGGAGTCGGCACGCCGCTCGGCACCGCCGGAAGCGCACTGCTCGGCGCCGGGGTCGCGTCGGCTGTGGTCTACGCCGGGTACGCGGGCCGCGGCGCGGTCACGCCGATCCGGCTCGCGCTGATCGGTGCGGCGTTGTCGGTGATGTTGTCGTCGTGGAGCTACACCCTGATGTCGCTCGACAAGCGCACCGCCGACGAGGCCCGGTTCTGGCTGACCGGTTCACTGGCCGGGCGGCCGATGACGGTATCGCTGGCCGTGGCGCCGTTCATCGTCGCCGGGCTGGTGCTGGCCATCGCGCTGGCGCGCCCGCTCAACCTGCTCGCCCTCGGCGACGACGCCGCCACCGCACTCGGAGCACGGCCGGTCCCGGTCCGGGTGATCGGCGGAATCGCGGTGGCGCTACTGGCCGGTGGCGCGGTCGCCGGAGCGGGCCCCATCGCCTTCGTCGGCCTCGCCGTGCCCCATCTGATGCGGCTGCTCCTCGGCCGCGACCATCGAATACTGCTGGCCGGATGTGCGCTGGCCGGGCCGGTATTGCTGCTGGGCGCCGATATCGTCGGGCGGATTCTATTGCGCCCCATGGAGATCGAGGCCGGTATCGTGACCGCGCTGATGGGGGCGCCGGTACTGATCGGACTGGCGATCCGGGCGCGGGCGGGCCGAACGGCGTGA
- a CDS encoding FecCD family ABC transporter permease, protein MSTQGNAVRRPRVLRRYAAVAVCIALPLVAIWALTLGDIPIPVPDAAAAALGRGAPGDVLVVQQWRAPRVLAALVVGAALALSGALLQALLRNPLAAPDVLGVTDAAALCLVLATVAGLPAVALPPAAFAGALLAAGALVLLTHRRGLAEETTVLVGIGLHAVFAAATLFLVVRFPVEVAQQTVRWTVGTLYASAWPQAGIGLAVLAVLTPVALLLTRRLAVLQLGVDLATGLGLSVRRTRLAVTAVAVALAAVAVAIGGPVSFVALAVPQAARRLAGPLGVHTLLLSAGLGALVVLAADIAAQHAFAVVLPVGAITATVGAPIFLWLLLRSPRRRGAK, encoded by the coding sequence GTGAGTACTCAGGGCAACGCGGTACGCCGACCACGCGTCCTGCGTCGCTATGCCGCGGTCGCAGTGTGCATCGCGCTGCCGCTGGTCGCGATCTGGGCGTTGACGCTTGGCGATATCCCGATCCCGGTGCCCGACGCCGCCGCCGCGGCGCTCGGGCGGGGTGCGCCCGGCGATGTGCTGGTGGTGCAGCAGTGGCGGGCACCTCGGGTGCTCGCCGCCTTGGTGGTGGGCGCGGCGCTGGCCCTGTCCGGTGCGCTACTGCAAGCGCTGCTGCGCAATCCGCTCGCCGCACCCGATGTCCTCGGCGTCACCGATGCCGCGGCGCTGTGCCTGGTGCTCGCCACCGTGGCCGGGCTGCCCGCCGTCGCACTGCCGCCCGCCGCCTTCGCCGGCGCCCTGCTCGCCGCCGGTGCGCTCGTCCTGCTCACCCACCGGCGCGGGCTGGCCGAGGAGACGACGGTGCTCGTCGGTATCGGATTGCACGCCGTATTCGCCGCCGCCACACTGTTTCTCGTCGTCCGCTTCCCCGTCGAGGTGGCCCAGCAGACGGTGCGCTGGACGGTGGGCACACTCTACGCCAGCGCTTGGCCGCAGGCCGGGATCGGACTTGCCGTCCTCGCCGTGCTGACACCGGTCGCGCTGCTGCTGACCCGGCGGCTGGCGGTGCTGCAGTTGGGTGTCGATCTGGCCACCGGGCTGGGGCTTTCGGTGCGTCGCACCCGGTTGGCGGTGACGGCGGTCGCGGTGGCCCTCGCCGCCGTCGCCGTGGCGATCGGCGGCCCCGTCTCCTTCGTCGCGCTGGCCGTGCCGCAGGCAGCACGTCGCCTCGCCGGACCGCTCGGGGTGCACACGCTGCTCCTCAGCGCCGGGCTCGGGGCACTGGTCGTACTCGCCGCCGATATCGCGGCCCAGCACGCGTTCGCGGTCGTGCTGCCGGTCGGCGCGATCACCGCCACCGTCGGCGCACCGATATTTCTCTGGCTGCTCTTGCGGTCACCGCGTCGAAGGGGTGCGAAATGA
- a CDS encoding ABC transporter ATP-binding protein: MTNVRDDPNRALRTDGLTLAYDGREVVRELNAALPDGGFTAIIGPNGCGKSTLLRGLARLLMPRRGAAYLDGQPIHRLPTRTVARRIGLLPQSPIAPEAITVEDLVWRGRYPHRRLLRAADTADRAAVEAALTSTGLLELRGRPVDELSGGQRQRAWIALALAQQTPLLLLDEPTTYLDLRHQLDVLDLLAHLHRDAGRTVVAVLHDLDQACRYATHLVVLADGRLVAAGEPARIMTAELVEQVFDVPCEIIPDPFTGTPMVVPRPRGARGKE; encoded by the coding sequence ATGACAAATGTCCGAGACGATCCGAACCGCGCACTGCGTACCGATGGACTCACGCTCGCTTACGACGGCCGCGAGGTGGTGCGCGAACTGAACGCCGCGCTGCCCGATGGTGGATTCACCGCCATCATCGGCCCCAACGGCTGCGGGAAATCCACACTGCTGCGCGGCCTGGCCCGGCTGCTGATGCCGCGGCGCGGCGCGGCCTATCTCGACGGACAACCGATCCATCGATTACCGACCCGGACGGTGGCGCGACGCATCGGACTGCTGCCGCAATCACCGATCGCGCCGGAGGCCATCACCGTCGAGGATCTGGTATGGCGGGGTCGCTACCCGCATCGCCGGCTGCTGCGTGCCGCCGACACCGCCGACCGTGCGGCGGTCGAGGCGGCGCTCACCAGCACCGGACTGCTCGAGCTGCGCGGCCGTCCGGTCGACGAGCTGTCCGGCGGCCAGCGCCAGCGAGCCTGGATCGCCCTTGCTCTGGCCCAGCAGACACCGCTGCTGCTGCTCGACGAGCCAACCACCTACCTGGATCTGCGACACCAACTCGACGTGCTGGACCTGCTCGCACACCTGCATCGAGACGCGGGCCGCACCGTCGTCGCCGTACTGCACGACCTCGATCAGGCCTGCCGCTACGCCACCCACCTGGTCGTACTCGCCGATGGCCGACTCGTCGCCGCGGGCGAACCGGCGCGGATCATGACGGCCGAACTGGTGGAACAGGTATTCGACGTGCCGTGCGAGATCATTCCCGATCCGTTCACCGGCACCCCGATGGTCGTGCCGCGTCCGCGCGGTGCACGAGGAAAGGAATAA
- a CDS encoding ABC transporter substrate-binding protein, with translation MARLRLGRRRFGLALAGVLTAGLLTGCAEAQQNPSGPSVTVEHAMGRTVVPAHPARVVVLDTPELDAVTALGVRPVGAAVVDPGTLDLPGYLRAELQGTERVGSMDEPSLEKIATLKPDLILSSKTRHEQIYPQLARIAPTVFAETPGYSWKDNFRLYAKALGKDSEADALLATYQRRATGLGSAFAAANGGVPPTVSVVRFIDGPTRLYQKKTFSGVVLSDLGVRRPPAEDVDDFSLDVGPELADKADADYVFTMSYGDPAKSQQQSFTASPLWHTLNAVRTHRVFPVSDEVWMLGIGVQGANLVLDDIARAAAVDPMRGPIR, from the coding sequence ATGGCGCGGTTGCGCTTAGGACGCCGCCGATTCGGGTTGGCGCTGGCCGGTGTGCTCACTGCCGGACTTCTCACCGGATGCGCTGAGGCGCAACAGAATCCGTCAGGACCCTCGGTCACCGTCGAGCATGCGATGGGCCGGACCGTCGTCCCGGCCCATCCGGCACGGGTCGTCGTGCTGGACACCCCGGAACTCGACGCCGTGACCGCACTCGGTGTGCGGCCGGTGGGCGCCGCCGTCGTCGATCCGGGCACACTCGATCTGCCCGGATATCTACGGGCGGAACTGCAGGGCACCGAACGCGTCGGGTCGATGGACGAACCGAGCCTGGAGAAGATCGCGACACTGAAACCGGACTTGATCCTGTCGTCGAAGACCCGGCACGAGCAGATCTACCCGCAGCTGGCGCGGATCGCGCCGACGGTATTCGCCGAAACACCCGGCTATTCGTGGAAGGACAATTTCCGGCTGTACGCCAAGGCGCTCGGCAAGGACAGCGAGGCCGATGCGCTCCTGGCCACTTATCAGCGCAGGGCTACCGGCCTCGGTTCGGCGTTCGCCGCGGCGAACGGCGGTGTGCCGCCGACGGTTTCGGTCGTCCGGTTCATCGACGGACCTACCCGGCTGTATCAGAAGAAGACCTTCAGCGGAGTCGTGCTCTCCGATCTCGGCGTCCGCCGCCCACCCGCCGAAGACGTGGACGACTTCTCCCTCGACGTGGGTCCCGAATTGGCCGACAAGGCCGATGCCGACTACGTGTTCACGATGTCCTACGGAGATCCGGCCAAGTCCCAGCAGCAATCGTTCACCGCGAGCCCGCTCTGGCACACCCTGAATGCCGTCCGCACGCATCGGGTGTTCCCGGTGTCCGACGAGGTGTGGATGCTCGGCATCGGTGTGCAGGGCGCGAACCTGGTCCTCGACGACATCGCGCGTGCCGCGGCCGTCGATCCGATGCGAGGACCGATCCGCTGA
- a CDS encoding alanine racemase translates to MTIELPRSAAPLRALPATTLAAAVVERLCAADRPVNAYLYDTERAAERARRLRACLPDWAEIFYAVKANSFEPMLTALAAEVDGFEVASVREIELAGKAATAAGRTARLVAAGPAKTAPVLSALVAAGAEAVNVESVAELYRLDEAAVQAGVRMPVALRVNPDRVPVTGSLTMGGAATVFGTPESDVPEVLSVAATLPSVQVVGFHIHAVCNNLDAAAHAAYVRWCLDYSTRTAAVHGIELRLVDTGGGIGVAFGDEQPFDLDRFGDELSGIRPPDGVRVLFEPGRWPVTECGYYAAEVVDIKHAYGTWFAVLRGGINHFQLPTSWDIVHNFTVVPIEPWTHRWPRRELIDTPVTVVGELCTPEDTLARDITVDRIRIGDIVVFPNAGSYGWEFAMPEFLGHPPAPRWVL, encoded by the coding sequence ATGACTATCGAACTGCCCCGCTCGGCCGCGCCGCTGCGCGCGCTGCCCGCGACCACCCTGGCCGCCGCGGTCGTCGAACGCCTGTGCGCCGCCGACCGTCCCGTCAACGCCTATCTTTACGACACCGAACGCGCGGCCGAACGCGCTCGGCGCCTGCGCGCCTGCCTGCCGGACTGGGCGGAGATCTTCTACGCGGTCAAGGCCAACTCCTTCGAGCCGATGCTCACCGCACTCGCCGCGGAGGTCGACGGGTTCGAGGTGGCTTCGGTCCGCGAGATCGAGCTGGCGGGCAAGGCCGCGACCGCCGCGGGCCGCACCGCCCGACTGGTCGCGGCGGGTCCCGCGAAAACCGCCCCGGTGCTGTCCGCGCTGGTGGCCGCGGGCGCCGAGGCGGTCAACGTGGAAAGCGTCGCGGAGCTGTACCGGCTCGACGAGGCGGCGGTCCAGGCCGGGGTGCGGATGCCGGTGGCGCTGCGCGTCAACCCCGACCGGGTACCGGTGACCGGCTCGCTGACCATGGGCGGCGCGGCCACCGTGTTCGGAACACCCGAATCCGATGTGCCCGAGGTACTTTCGGTAGCGGCGACACTGCCGAGCGTGCAGGTGGTCGGCTTCCACATCCACGCCGTCTGCAACAATCTCGACGCTGCCGCGCACGCGGCCTACGTCCGCTGGTGTCTGGACTACAGCACCCGTACCGCCGCCGTGCACGGCATCGAGCTGCGACTGGTCGACACCGGTGGCGGCATCGGCGTCGCCTTCGGTGACGAACAGCCATTCGATCTGGATCGCTTCGGCGACGAGCTCAGCGGCATCCGACCACCGGACGGCGTCCGGGTGCTTTTCGAACCCGGCCGCTGGCCGGTGACCGAATGTGGTTACTACGCAGCCGAAGTCGTCGACATCAAACATGCCTACGGCACCTGGTTCGCTGTATTGCGCGGCGGTATCAACCATTTTCAGCTGCCCACCTCATGGGACATCGTGCACAACTTCACGGTCGTCCCGATCGAACCGTGGACACATCGCTGGCCGCGCCGTGAGCTGATCGACACGCCCGTGACCGTGGTCGGCGAGTTGTGCACGCCCGAGGACACTTTGGCCAGGGACATCACGGTCGACCGAATCCGCATCGGCGACATCGTGGTCTTCCCGAACGCGGGCTCCTACGGCTGGGAATTCGCCATGCCCGAATTCCTCGGCCACCCACCCGCCCCGCGCTGGGTGCTCTGA
- a CDS encoding siderophore-interacting protein, which produces MARCTKYVKPEERQILTAEVVASKRISPNFVRVTLGGTGLACFTPMGFDQWFRLFLPGRHGLRLPSSAVGDLWWAQCRMMSEEQRPVVRNYTVREHRPAGAGQFGETAEIDIDFAMHGEHTPACGWASGATPGAPVGLLDEGIMYQVPQHCSWSLLAGDESALAAIAGALRSAPRDQHGAAYIEIAHPDDSQDLGEPEGVQVNWLVRDDPHAPVGSMALDVVRAADLPSQGVYGFVAGEQKLAGGVRRHLVADRGIPKADVTFTGYWRFGRSVD; this is translated from the coding sequence ATGGCTAGGTGCACCAAGTACGTCAAGCCCGAGGAGCGGCAGATTCTGACCGCCGAGGTGGTGGCGAGTAAACGGATCAGCCCGAATTTCGTTCGTGTCACGCTCGGTGGCACCGGTCTGGCCTGCTTCACTCCGATGGGGTTCGATCAATGGTTCCGGCTGTTCCTGCCGGGTAGGCACGGCCTGCGGTTGCCGTCCTCGGCGGTCGGCGATCTCTGGTGGGCGCAGTGCCGGATGATGAGCGAGGAGCAGCGGCCGGTGGTGCGCAACTACACCGTGCGCGAGCACCGGCCCGCCGGTGCGGGGCAATTCGGCGAGACAGCCGAGATCGATATCGACTTCGCCATGCACGGTGAGCACACCCCGGCCTGCGGCTGGGCGAGCGGCGCTACCCCGGGCGCGCCGGTAGGGCTGCTCGATGAGGGCATCATGTACCAAGTGCCGCAACATTGTTCGTGGTCGCTGCTGGCCGGTGACGAGAGTGCGCTGGCGGCTATCGCCGGTGCGCTGCGATCGGCGCCGCGGGATCAGCACGGGGCGGCATACATCGAGATCGCGCACCCCGATGACAGTCAAGATCTGGGCGAACCCGAAGGCGTGCAGGTGAATTGGCTGGTGCGCGACGATCCGCACGCACCGGTGGGCAGCATGGCCCTCGACGTGGTGCGTGCGGCGGATCTCCCCTCGCAGGGTGTCTACGGCTTCGTGGCGGGCGAGCAGAAACTCGCCGGCGGCGTTCGCCGCCATCTCGTCGCCGATCGCGGAATCCCCAAGGCGGATGTGACCTTCACCGGCTACTGGCGCTTCGGCCGCTCGGTGGACTGA
- a CDS encoding haloalkane dehalogenase, which translates to MGEITATPRRPTIVPGVTAAETTLADRKATMAAVAVLDSFMHYTDTGFGDTPVVFLHGNPTSSYLWRNVIPYIADHTRCLAPDLIGMGASGKPDIEYRFADHARYLDAWFEGLGIDRAVIVGHDWGGALGMDWAARHPGRVRGVALVETFLRPMHSDDLSAPMARIFGRLRGPEGERMVLADNMFIESDLAAVPGLSAADLEIYRAPYPTPESRRPMLAWAREYPLDGEPADVVQRVFDYDYWMDRTPEVPKLVLAGMNSATDLGSPKVIGWARAYFANVEVESIGPAGHHAPEYQPDAIGSVLARWLHRHALTPAGIDLGSWMNGFGPLTYSNLDLPPC; encoded by the coding sequence GTGGGGGAAATCACCGCAACTCCACGGAGACCGACAATTGTTCCTGGAGTTACAGCGGCTGAGACAACACTGGCAGACAGAAAGGCCACAATGGCAGCCGTCGCTGTTCTCGACTCGTTTATGCATTACACCGATACCGGGTTCGGTGATACACCGGTGGTGTTCCTGCACGGAAATCCCACCTCGTCGTATCTCTGGCGGAACGTGATCCCGTATATCGCCGATCACACTCGCTGCCTCGCGCCCGACCTGATCGGTATGGGCGCCTCCGGTAAGCCCGACATCGAGTATCGCTTCGCCGACCACGCCCGGTACCTGGACGCCTGGTTCGAAGGGCTCGGCATCGACCGAGCGGTGATCGTCGGCCACGACTGGGGCGGTGCACTCGGAATGGACTGGGCCGCACGCCATCCCGGCCGGGTTCGGGGAGTCGCGCTGGTCGAGACCTTCCTGCGGCCGATGCACAGTGACGACCTCTCAGCGCCGATGGCCCGGATCTTCGGGCGGCTGCGCGGACCGGAGGGCGAGCGAATGGTGTTGGCGGACAACATGTTCATCGAGTCCGATCTCGCGGCAGTCCCCGGACTTTCGGCAGCCGACCTCGAGATCTATCGGGCACCCTACCCAACGCCGGAATCGCGCAGGCCGATGCTCGCATGGGCCCGCGAATACCCGTTGGACGGCGAACCCGCAGACGTCGTCCAGCGCGTATTCGATTACGACTACTGGATGGACCGAACCCCCGAGGTACCCAAGCTCGTGCTGGCCGGCATGAACAGCGCGACCGACCTGGGCTCACCCAAAGTAATCGGTTGGGCGCGAGCGTACTTCGCCAATGTGGAAGTCGAGTCGATCGGCCCCGCGGGCCATCATGCCCCCGAATACCAGCCCGACGCGATCGGCTCCGTACTCGCACGCTGGCTTCATCGGCACGCACTCACCCCCGCTGGCATCGATCTCGGTAGCTGGATGAACGGGTTTGGGCCGCTAACCTACTCCAACCTCGATCTTCCTCCTTGTTGA